The bacterium genome window below encodes:
- a CDS encoding zinc-binding alcohol dehydrogenase family protein, giving the protein MKAAVLRRSADRRHTLLDVAEHPAPTPRPDEALVAVVCCALCRTDLHLVEGELRPPRLPLVLGHQAVGKIVRPAADGGGPPAGARVGAFWLRRACGGCEFCRRGLENLCPEAQFNGFSADGGFAELMAAPARFLVPLPERFADEEAAPLLCGGVIGYRAFRLLGLDRPARIGLYGFGASAHLTLQVARAQGHEVFVFTRGEAHRRLALDLGAAWAGPADGPVPAPLDGAICFAPAGGLVPRALGALASGGTLALAGVTMTEIPPLDYDRLLYRERVLRSVANATRSDAADFLALAARLPLAPRIETAPLERIDDALSKLRESRVEGSLVVRIER; this is encoded by the coding sequence ATGAAAGCCGCCGTGCTGCGCCGGTCGGCCGACCGTCGGCACACGCTTTTGGACGTCGCCGAACACCCCGCGCCGACGCCCCGGCCGGACGAGGCGCTGGTCGCCGTCGTCTGCTGCGCCCTCTGTCGGACTGATCTGCACCTTGTGGAGGGGGAGTTGCGGCCGCCCCGCCTTCCGCTCGTCCTGGGCCATCAGGCGGTAGGCAAAATCGTCCGCCCCGCCGCCGACGGGGGCGGCCCCCCGGCCGGCGCGCGGGTCGGGGCGTTCTGGCTGCGCCGCGCCTGCGGGGGGTGCGAGTTTTGCCGCCGCGGGCTCGAGAACCTCTGCCCCGAGGCGCAGTTCAACGGCTTCTCCGCCGACGGCGGGTTCGCCGAGCTGATGGCGGCGCCGGCCCGCTTTCTCGTCCCGCTCCCGGAACGGTTCGCCGACGAGGAGGCCGCCCCGCTCCTCTGCGGCGGGGTGATCGGCTACCGCGCCTTCCGCCTTCTGGGCCTCGACCGTCCGGCGCGGATCGGCCTCTACGGATTCGGCGCGTCGGCCCACCTGACGCTGCAGGTCGCGCGGGCGCAGGGGCACGAGGTCTTCGTCTTCACCCGGGGGGAGGCCCACCGGCGGCTCGCCCTCGACCTCGGCGCGGCGTGGGCCGGGCCGGCCGACGGGCCGGTCCCCGCCCCCTTGGACGGCGCGATCTGCTTCGCGCCCGCGGGCGGGCTCGTCCCGCGCGCCTTGGGGGCGCTGGCCTCCGGCGGGACGCTCGCGCTGGCCGGGGTGACGATGACCGAGATTCCGCCCCTCGACTACGACCGCCTGCTCTACCGCGAGCGGGTCCTGCGGTCGGTGGCCAACGCGACGAGGTCCGACGCCGCCGATTTCCTCGCGCTGGCGGCCCGGCTCCCGCTCGCGCCGCGGATCGAGACCGCCCCGCTCGAGCGGATCGACGACGCGCTCTCCAAGCTGCGGGAGAGCCGCGTCGAGGGATCGCTCGTCGTCCGGATCGAGCGCTAG